Proteins encoded within one genomic window of Thunnus albacares chromosome 13, fThuAlb1.1, whole genome shotgun sequence:
- the LOC122995667 gene encoding histone H4, protein MSGRGKGGKGLGKGGAKRHRKVLRDNIQGITKPAIRRLARRGGVKRISGLIYEETRGVLKVFLENVIRDAVTYTEHAKRKTVTAMDVVYALKRQGRTLYGFGG, encoded by the coding sequence ATGAGTGGAAGAGGCAAGGGAGGTAAAGGACTCGGTAAAGGAGGCGCCAAGCGTCACCGTAAAGTCCTCCGTGATAACATCCAGGGAATCACCAAACCCGCCATCCGCCGTCTGGCTCGCCGCGGCGGAGTCAAGCGTATCTCCGGTCTGATCTACGAGGAGACCCGCGGTGTGCTGAAGGTGTTCCTGGAGAACGTGATCCGTGATGCCGTCACCTACACCGAGCACGCCAAGAGGAAGACCGTGACCGCCATGGACGTGGTTTACGCACTGAAGAGGCAGGGCCGCACCCTGTACGGCTTCGGAGGTTAA
- the LOC122995955 gene encoding histone H2B 1/2-like, giving the protein MPDPVKAPKKGSKKAVSKSVSKTGKKKRKTRKESYAIYVYKVLKQVHPDTGISSKAMGIMNSFVGDIFERIAGEASRLAHYNKRSTITSREIQTAVRLLLPGELAKHAVSEGTKAVTKYTSSK; this is encoded by the coding sequence ATGCCTGATCCAGTCAAAGCACCGAAGAAAGGCTCCAAGAAGGCCGTGTCTAAGAGCGTCTCCAAGACCggcaagaagaagagaaagacccGCAAGGAGAGCTACGCCATCTACGTGTACAAGGTGCTGAAGCAGGTCCACCCCGACACCGGCATCTCCTCCAAGGCCATGGGCATCATGAACTCCTTTGTGGGGGACATCTTTGAGCGTATCGCCGGTGAGGCTTCCCGTCTTGCTCACTACAACAAGCGCTCCACCATCACCTCCAGGGAGATCCAGACCGCCGTCCGCCTGCTGCTGCCCGGTGAGCTGGCCAAACACGCCGTGTCTGAGGGCACCAAGGCCGTCACCAAGTACACCAGCTCCAAGTAA
- the LOC122995956 gene encoding histone H4: MSGRGKGGKGLGKGGAKRHRKVLRDNIQGITKPAIRRLARRGGVKRISGLIYEETRGVLKVFLENVIRDAVTYTEHAKRKTVTAMDVVYALKRQGRTLYGFGG; the protein is encoded by the coding sequence ATGAGTGGAAGAGGCAAGGGAGGTAAAGGACTCGGTAAAGGAGGCGCCAAGCGTCACCGTAAAGTTCTCCGTGATAACATCCAGGGAATCACCAAACCCGCCATCCGCCGTCTGGCTCGCCGCGGCGGAGTCAAGCGTATCTCCGGTCTGATCTACGAGGAGACCCGCGGTGTGCTGAAGGTGTTCCTGGAGAACGTGATCCGTGATGCCGTCACCTACACCGAGCACGCCAAGAGGAAGACCGTGACCGCCATGGACGTGGTTTACGCACTGAAGAGGCAGGGCCGCACCCTGTACGGCTTCGGAGGTTAA